A portion of the Echeneis naucrates chromosome 5, fEcheNa1.1, whole genome shotgun sequence genome contains these proteins:
- the tubb1 gene encoding tubulin beta-1 chain isoform X6, which translates to MREIVHLQIGQCGNQIGSKFWEVISEEHGINATGIYGGDNKLQLERLNVYFNEAHGGKYVPRALLVDLEPGTMDSIRGSRIGALFRPDNFIHGNSGAGNNWAKGHYTEGAELVEQVVDRVRNESESCDCLQGFQLVHSLGGGTGSGMGTLIINKIREEYPDRIMNSFSVMPSPKVSDTVVEPYNATLSVHQLLENTDETYCIDNEALYDIGNNTAIQEIFRRVGEQFSLMFRRKAFLHWYTGEGMDEMEFTEAESNLNDLVSEYQQYQDATAEQDWEEEDEEEEGPSASVSTKVQKMETVTETTTETVDE; encoded by the exons ATGCGTGAAATTGTACATCTGCAAATTGGACAGTGTGGCAACCAAATTGGCTCAAAG TTTTGGGAGGTGATCAGTGAAGAACATGGGATCAATGCAACAGGCATCTATGGGGGAGACAACAAACTCCAGCTGGAGAGACTCAATGTCTACTTCAACGAGGCACACG GTGGAAAATATGTGCCCAGGGCCCTGCTTGTTGACCTGGAGCCTGGCACCATGGACAGTATCAGAGGAAGCCGAATCGGAGCTCTCTTTAGGCCGGACAATTTCATCCACG GAAACTCTGGAGCTGGGAATAATTGGGCAAAGGGCCACTACACAGAGGGAGCCGAGCTTGTGGAACAGGTGGTTGACAGAGTGAGAAATGAGAGTGAAAGCTGTGATTGCCTGCAGGGTTTCCAGCTGGTGCACTCATTGGGCGGTGGAACCGGCTCTGGCATGGGAACCCTGATAATCAATAAGATCCGAGAGGAGTACCCCGACCGCATCATGAATAGCTTCAGTGTCATGCCCTCTCCTAAAGTCTCTGATACAGTAGTGGAGCCATACAATGCTACCCTGTCAGTCCACCAACTCCTGGAGAACACAGATGAGACCTACTGCATCGATAACGAGGCCCTCTACGA CATTGGCAATAATACAGCCATTCAGGAGATATTCCGCCGAGTAGGTGAACAGTTCTCCTTGATGTTCAGACGGAAAGCCTTCCTTCATTGGTATACAGGGGAAGGTATGGATGAAATGGAGTTCACTGAAGCAGAGAGCAACCTCAACGACCTGGTTTCAGAGTATCAACAGTATCAAGATGCCACAGCGGAACAAGATTgggaagaagaggatgaagaagaggagggaccCTCGGCATCAGTGTCAACAAAGGTTCAGAAGATGGAGACAGTGACTGAAACAACCACAGAAACTGTAGATGAGTAG
- the tubb1 gene encoding tubulin beta-1 chain isoform X1, whose product MREIVHLQIGQCGNQIGSKFWEVISEEHGINATGIYGGDNKLQLERLNVYFNEAHGGKYVPRALLVDLEPGTMDSIRGSRIGALFRPDNFIHGNSGAGNNWAKGHYTEGAELVEQVVDRVRNESESCDCLQGFQLVHSLGGGTGSGMGTLIINKIREEYPDRIMNSFSVMPSPKVSDTVVEPYNATLSVHQLLENTDETYCIDNEALYDICFRTLKLTTPTYGDLNHLVSLTMSGVTTSLRFPGQLNADLRKLAVNMVPFPRLHFFMPGFAPLTARGSQQYRALTVPELTQQMFDSRNMMTACDPRRGRYLTVAGMFRGRMSTKEVDEQMLAIQQKNSNYFVDWIPHNVKVAVCDIPPRGLKMASTFIGNNTAIQEIFRRVGEQFSLMFRRKAFLHWYTGEGMDEMEFTEAESNLNDLVSEYQQYQDATAEQDWEEEDEEEEGPSASVSTKVQKMETVTETTTETVDE is encoded by the exons ATGCGTGAAATTGTACATCTGCAAATTGGACAGTGTGGCAACCAAATTGGCTCAAAG TTTTGGGAGGTGATCAGTGAAGAACATGGGATCAATGCAACAGGCATCTATGGGGGAGACAACAAACTCCAGCTGGAGAGACTCAATGTCTACTTCAACGAGGCACACG GTGGAAAATATGTGCCCAGGGCCCTGCTTGTTGACCTGGAGCCTGGCACCATGGACAGTATCAGAGGAAGCCGAATCGGAGCTCTCTTTAGGCCGGACAATTTCATCCACG GAAACTCTGGAGCTGGGAATAATTGGGCAAAGGGCCACTACACAGAGGGAGCCGAGCTTGTGGAACAGGTGGTTGACAGAGTGAGAAATGAGAGTGAAAGCTGTGATTGCCTGCAGGGTTTCCAGCTGGTGCACTCATTGGGCGGTGGAACCGGCTCTGGCATGGGAACCCTGATAATCAATAAGATCCGAGAGGAGTACCCCGACCGCATCATGAATAGCTTCAGTGTCATGCCCTCTCCTAAAGTCTCTGATACAGTAGTGGAGCCATACAATGCTACCCTGTCAGTCCACCAACTCCTGGAGAACACAGATGAGACCTACTGCATCGATAACGAGGCCCTCTACGACATCTGCTTCCGTACGCTGAAACTGACAACGCCAACTTACGGGGACCTCAATCACTTGGTTTCCTTGACCATGAGTGGGGTCACAACCTCCTTAAGATTCCCAGGACAGCTCAATGCAGACTTGAGGAAGCTGGCAGTCAACATGGTGCCTTTCCCTCGCCTCCACTTCTTCATGCCAGGCTTTGCCCCCCTGACTGCCCGTGGCAGCCAACAGTACAGGGCCCTCACGGTGCCTGAGCTCACCCAGCAAATGTTTGATTCTCGCAACATGATGACAGCTTGCGACCCGCGGCGAGGGCGATATCTCACAGTTGCAGGTATGTTCCGTGGCAGGATGTCCACCAAAGAGGTAGATGAACAAATGCTTGCAAtccagcagaaaaacagcaactaCTTTGTGGACTGGATCCCACATAATGTCAAGGTTGCCGTGTGTGACATCCCACCACGAGGCCTCAAAATGGCGTCAACCTTCATTGGCAATAATACAGCCATTCAGGAGATATTCCGCCGAGTAGGTGAACAGTTCTCCTTGATGTTCAGACGGAAAGCCTTCCTTCATTGGTATACAGGGGAAGGTATGGATGAAATGGAGTTCACTGAAGCAGAGAGCAACCTCAACGACCTGGTTTCAGAGTATCAACAGTATCAAGATGCCACAGCGGAACAAGATTgggaagaagaggatgaagaagaggagggaccCTCGGCATCAGTGTCAACAAAGGTTCAGAAGATGGAGACAGTGACTGAAACAACCACAGAAACTGTAGATGAGTAG
- the tubb1 gene encoding tubulin beta-1 chain isoform X9, with the protein MREIVHLQIGQCGNQIGSKFWEVISEEHGINATGIYGGDNKLQLERLNVYFNEAHGGKYVPRALLVDLEPGTMDSIRGSRIGALFRPDNFIHGNSGAGNNWAKGHYTEGAELVEQVVDRVRNESESCDCLQGFQLIFRRVGEQFSLMFRRKAFLHWYTGEGMDEMEFTEAESNLNDLVSEYQQYQDATAEQDWEEEDEEEEGPSASVSTKVQKMETVTETTTETVDE; encoded by the exons ATGCGTGAAATTGTACATCTGCAAATTGGACAGTGTGGCAACCAAATTGGCTCAAAG TTTTGGGAGGTGATCAGTGAAGAACATGGGATCAATGCAACAGGCATCTATGGGGGAGACAACAAACTCCAGCTGGAGAGACTCAATGTCTACTTCAACGAGGCACACG GTGGAAAATATGTGCCCAGGGCCCTGCTTGTTGACCTGGAGCCTGGCACCATGGACAGTATCAGAGGAAGCCGAATCGGAGCTCTCTTTAGGCCGGACAATTTCATCCACG GAAACTCTGGAGCTGGGAATAATTGGGCAAAGGGCCACTACACAGAGGGAGCCGAGCTTGTGGAACAGGTGGTTGACAGAGTGAGAAATGAGAGTGAAAGCTGTGATTGCCTGCAGGGTTTCCAGCTG ATATTCCGCCGAGTAGGTGAACAGTTCTCCTTGATGTTCAGACGGAAAGCCTTCCTTCATTGGTATACAGGGGAAGGTATGGATGAAATGGAGTTCACTGAAGCAGAGAGCAACCTCAACGACCTGGTTTCAGAGTATCAACAGTATCAAGATGCCACAGCGGAACAAGATTgggaagaagaggatgaagaagaggagggaccCTCGGCATCAGTGTCAACAAAGGTTCAGAAGATGGAGACAGTGACTGAAACAACCACAGAAACTGTAGATGAGTAG
- the tubb1 gene encoding tubulin beta-1 chain isoform X5 produces MREIVHLQIGQCGKYVPRALLVDLEPGTMDSIRGSRIGALFRPDNFIHGNSGAGNNWAKGHYTEGAELVEQVVDRVRNESESCDCLQGFQLVHSLGGGTGSGMGTLIINKIREEYPDRIMNSFSVMPSPKVSDTVVEPYNATLSVHQLLENTDETYCIDNEALYDICFRTLKLTTPTYGDLNHLVSLTMSGVTTSLRFPGQLNADLRKLAVNMVPFPRLHFFMPGFAPLTARGSQQYRALTVPELTQQMFDSRNMMTACDPRRGRYLTVAGMFRGRMSTKEVDEQMLAIQQKNSNYFVDWIPHNVKVAVCDIPPRGLKMASTFIGNNTAIQEIFRRVGEQFSLMFRRKAFLHWYTGEGMDEMEFTEAESNLNDLVSEYQQYQDATAEQDWEEEDEEEEGPSASVSTKVQKMETVTETTTETVDE; encoded by the exons ATGCGTGAAATTGTACATCTGCAAATTGGACAGT GTGGAAAATATGTGCCCAGGGCCCTGCTTGTTGACCTGGAGCCTGGCACCATGGACAGTATCAGAGGAAGCCGAATCGGAGCTCTCTTTAGGCCGGACAATTTCATCCACG GAAACTCTGGAGCTGGGAATAATTGGGCAAAGGGCCACTACACAGAGGGAGCCGAGCTTGTGGAACAGGTGGTTGACAGAGTGAGAAATGAGAGTGAAAGCTGTGATTGCCTGCAGGGTTTCCAGCTGGTGCACTCATTGGGCGGTGGAACCGGCTCTGGCATGGGAACCCTGATAATCAATAAGATCCGAGAGGAGTACCCCGACCGCATCATGAATAGCTTCAGTGTCATGCCCTCTCCTAAAGTCTCTGATACAGTAGTGGAGCCATACAATGCTACCCTGTCAGTCCACCAACTCCTGGAGAACACAGATGAGACCTACTGCATCGATAACGAGGCCCTCTACGACATCTGCTTCCGTACGCTGAAACTGACAACGCCAACTTACGGGGACCTCAATCACTTGGTTTCCTTGACCATGAGTGGGGTCACAACCTCCTTAAGATTCCCAGGACAGCTCAATGCAGACTTGAGGAAGCTGGCAGTCAACATGGTGCCTTTCCCTCGCCTCCACTTCTTCATGCCAGGCTTTGCCCCCCTGACTGCCCGTGGCAGCCAACAGTACAGGGCCCTCACGGTGCCTGAGCTCACCCAGCAAATGTTTGATTCTCGCAACATGATGACAGCTTGCGACCCGCGGCGAGGGCGATATCTCACAGTTGCAGGTATGTTCCGTGGCAGGATGTCCACCAAAGAGGTAGATGAACAAATGCTTGCAAtccagcagaaaaacagcaactaCTTTGTGGACTGGATCCCACATAATGTCAAGGTTGCCGTGTGTGACATCCCACCACGAGGCCTCAAAATGGCGTCAACCTTCATTGGCAATAATACAGCCATTCAGGAGATATTCCGCCGAGTAGGTGAACAGTTCTCCTTGATGTTCAGACGGAAAGCCTTCCTTCATTGGTATACAGGGGAAGGTATGGATGAAATGGAGTTCACTGAAGCAGAGAGCAACCTCAACGACCTGGTTTCAGAGTATCAACAGTATCAAGATGCCACAGCGGAACAAGATTgggaagaagaggatgaagaagaggagggaccCTCGGCATCAGTGTCAACAAAGGTTCAGAAGATGGAGACAGTGACTGAAACAACCACAGAAACTGTAGATGAGTAG
- the tubb1 gene encoding tubulin beta-1 chain isoform X8: MREIVHLQIGQCGNQIGSKFWEVISEEHGINATGIYGGDNKLQLERLNVYFNEAHGGKYVPRALLVDLEPGTMDSIRGSRIGALFRPDNFIHGNSGAGNNWAKGHYTEGAELVEQVVDRVRNEKVDEQMLAIQQKNSNYFVDWIPHNVKVAVCDIPPRGLKMASTFIGNNTAIQEIFRRVGEQFSLMFRRKAFLHWYTGEGMDEMEFTEAESNLNDLVSEYQQYQDATAEQDWEEEDEEEEGPSASVSTKVQKMETVTETTTETVDE; this comes from the exons ATGCGTGAAATTGTACATCTGCAAATTGGACAGTGTGGCAACCAAATTGGCTCAAAG TTTTGGGAGGTGATCAGTGAAGAACATGGGATCAATGCAACAGGCATCTATGGGGGAGACAACAAACTCCAGCTGGAGAGACTCAATGTCTACTTCAACGAGGCACACG GTGGAAAATATGTGCCCAGGGCCCTGCTTGTTGACCTGGAGCCTGGCACCATGGACAGTATCAGAGGAAGCCGAATCGGAGCTCTCTTTAGGCCGGACAATTTCATCCACG GAAACTCTGGAGCTGGGAATAATTGGGCAAAGGGCCACTACACAGAGGGAGCCGAGCTTGTGGAACAGGTGGTTGACAGAGTGAGAAATGAGA AGGTAGATGAACAAATGCTTGCAAtccagcagaaaaacagcaactaCTTTGTGGACTGGATCCCACATAATGTCAAGGTTGCCGTGTGTGACATCCCACCACGAGGCCTCAAAATGGCGTCAACCTTCATTGGCAATAATACAGCCATTCAGGAGATATTCCGCCGAGTAGGTGAACAGTTCTCCTTGATGTTCAGACGGAAAGCCTTCCTTCATTGGTATACAGGGGAAGGTATGGATGAAATGGAGTTCACTGAAGCAGAGAGCAACCTCAACGACCTGGTTTCAGAGTATCAACAGTATCAAGATGCCACAGCGGAACAAGATTgggaagaagaggatgaagaagaggagggaccCTCGGCATCAGTGTCAACAAAGGTTCAGAAGATGGAGACAGTGACTGAAACAACCACAGAAACTGTAGATGAGTAG
- the tubb1 gene encoding tubulin beta-1 chain isoform X10, producing MREIVHLQIGQCGNQIGSKFWEVISEEHGINATGIYGGDNKLQLERLNVYFNEAHGGKYVPRALLVDLEPGTMDSIRGSRIGALFRPDNFIHGNSGAGNNWAKGHYTEGAELVEQVVDRVRNESMDEMEFTEAESNLNDLVSEYQQYQDATAEQDWEEEDEEEEGPSASVSTKVQKMETVTETTTETVDE from the exons ATGCGTGAAATTGTACATCTGCAAATTGGACAGTGTGGCAACCAAATTGGCTCAAAG TTTTGGGAGGTGATCAGTGAAGAACATGGGATCAATGCAACAGGCATCTATGGGGGAGACAACAAACTCCAGCTGGAGAGACTCAATGTCTACTTCAACGAGGCACACG GTGGAAAATATGTGCCCAGGGCCCTGCTTGTTGACCTGGAGCCTGGCACCATGGACAGTATCAGAGGAAGCCGAATCGGAGCTCTCTTTAGGCCGGACAATTTCATCCACG GAAACTCTGGAGCTGGGAATAATTGGGCAAAGGGCCACTACACAGAGGGAGCCGAGCTTGTGGAACAGGTGGTTGACAGAGTGAGAAATGAGA GTATGGATGAAATGGAGTTCACTGAAGCAGAGAGCAACCTCAACGACCTGGTTTCAGAGTATCAACAGTATCAAGATGCCACAGCGGAACAAGATTgggaagaagaggatgaagaagaggagggaccCTCGGCATCAGTGTCAACAAAGGTTCAGAAGATGGAGACAGTGACTGAAACAACCACAGAAACTGTAGATGAGTAG
- the tubb1 gene encoding tubulin beta-1 chain isoform X7: MREIVHLQIGQCGNQIGSKFWEVISEEHGINATGIYGGDNKLQLERLNVYFNEAHGGKYVPRALLVDLEPGTMDSIRGSRIGALFRPDNFIHGNSGAGNNWAKGHYTEGAELVEQVVDRVRNESESCDCLQGFQLVHSLGGGTGSGMGTLIINKIREEYPDRIMNSFSVMPSPKVSDTVVEPYNATLSVHQLLENTDETFIGNNTAIQEIFRRVGEQFSLMFRRKAFLHWYTGEGMDEMEFTEAESNLNDLVSEYQQYQDATAEQDWEEEDEEEEGPSASVSTKVQKMETVTETTTETVDE, translated from the exons ATGCGTGAAATTGTACATCTGCAAATTGGACAGTGTGGCAACCAAATTGGCTCAAAG TTTTGGGAGGTGATCAGTGAAGAACATGGGATCAATGCAACAGGCATCTATGGGGGAGACAACAAACTCCAGCTGGAGAGACTCAATGTCTACTTCAACGAGGCACACG GTGGAAAATATGTGCCCAGGGCCCTGCTTGTTGACCTGGAGCCTGGCACCATGGACAGTATCAGAGGAAGCCGAATCGGAGCTCTCTTTAGGCCGGACAATTTCATCCACG GAAACTCTGGAGCTGGGAATAATTGGGCAAAGGGCCACTACACAGAGGGAGCCGAGCTTGTGGAACAGGTGGTTGACAGAGTGAGAAATGAGAGTGAAAGCTGTGATTGCCTGCAGGGTTTCCAGCTGGTGCACTCATTGGGCGGTGGAACCGGCTCTGGCATGGGAACCCTGATAATCAATAAGATCCGAGAGGAGTACCCCGACCGCATCATGAATAGCTTCAGTGTCATGCCCTCTCCTAAAGTCTCTGATACAGTAGTGGAGCCATACAATGCTACCCTGTCAGTCCACCAACTCCTGGAGAACACAGATGA AACCTTCATTGGCAATAATACAGCCATTCAGGAGATATTCCGCCGAGTAGGTGAACAGTTCTCCTTGATGTTCAGACGGAAAGCCTTCCTTCATTGGTATACAGGGGAAGGTATGGATGAAATGGAGTTCACTGAAGCAGAGAGCAACCTCAACGACCTGGTTTCAGAGTATCAACAGTATCAAGATGCCACAGCGGAACAAGATTgggaagaagaggatgaagaagaggagggaccCTCGGCATCAGTGTCAACAAAGGTTCAGAAGATGGAGACAGTGACTGAAACAACCACAGAAACTGTAGATGAGTAG
- the tubb1 gene encoding tubulin beta-1 chain isoform X3, whose protein sequence is MREIVHLQIGQCGNQIGSKFWEVISEEHGINATGIYGGDNKLQLERLNVYFNEAHGKTGGKYVPRALLVDLEPGTMDSIRGSRIGALFRPDNFIHGNSGAGNNWAKGHYTEGAELVEQVVDRVRNESESCDCLQGFQLVHSLGGGTGSGMGTLIINKIREEYPDRIMNSFSVMPSPKVSDTVVEPYNATLSVHQLLENTDETYCIDNEALYDICFRTLKLTTPTYGDLNHLVSLTMSGVTTSLRFPGQLNADLRKLAVNMVPFPRLHFFMPGFAPLTARGSQQYRALTVPELTQQMFDSRNMMTACDPRRGRYLTVAGMFRGRMSTKEVDEQMLAIQQKNSNYFVDWIPHNVKVAVCDIPPRGLKMASTFIGNNTAIQEIFRRVGEQFSLMFRRKAFLHWYTGEGMDEMEFTEAESNLNDLVSEYQQYQDATAEQDWEEEDEEEEGPSASVSTKVQKMETVTETTTETVDE, encoded by the exons ATGCGTGAAATTGTACATCTGCAAATTGGACAGTGTGGCAACCAAATTGGCTCAAAG TTTTGGGAGGTGATCAGTGAAGAACATGGGATCAATGCAACAGGCATCTATGGGGGAGACAACAAACTCCAGCTGGAGAGACTCAATGTCTACTTCAACGAGGCACACGGTAAAA CAGGTGGAAAATATGTGCCCAGGGCCCTGCTTGTTGACCTGGAGCCTGGCACCATGGACAGTATCAGAGGAAGCCGAATCGGAGCTCTCTTTAGGCCGGACAATTTCATCCACG GAAACTCTGGAGCTGGGAATAATTGGGCAAAGGGCCACTACACAGAGGGAGCCGAGCTTGTGGAACAGGTGGTTGACAGAGTGAGAAATGAGAGTGAAAGCTGTGATTGCCTGCAGGGTTTCCAGCTGGTGCACTCATTGGGCGGTGGAACCGGCTCTGGCATGGGAACCCTGATAATCAATAAGATCCGAGAGGAGTACCCCGACCGCATCATGAATAGCTTCAGTGTCATGCCCTCTCCTAAAGTCTCTGATACAGTAGTGGAGCCATACAATGCTACCCTGTCAGTCCACCAACTCCTGGAGAACACAGATGAGACCTACTGCATCGATAACGAGGCCCTCTACGACATCTGCTTCCGTACGCTGAAACTGACAACGCCAACTTACGGGGACCTCAATCACTTGGTTTCCTTGACCATGAGTGGGGTCACAACCTCCTTAAGATTCCCAGGACAGCTCAATGCAGACTTGAGGAAGCTGGCAGTCAACATGGTGCCTTTCCCTCGCCTCCACTTCTTCATGCCAGGCTTTGCCCCCCTGACTGCCCGTGGCAGCCAACAGTACAGGGCCCTCACGGTGCCTGAGCTCACCCAGCAAATGTTTGATTCTCGCAACATGATGACAGCTTGCGACCCGCGGCGAGGGCGATATCTCACAGTTGCAGGTATGTTCCGTGGCAGGATGTCCACCAAAGAGGTAGATGAACAAATGCTTGCAAtccagcagaaaaacagcaactaCTTTGTGGACTGGATCCCACATAATGTCAAGGTTGCCGTGTGTGACATCCCACCACGAGGCCTCAAAATGGCGTCAACCTTCATTGGCAATAATACAGCCATTCAGGAGATATTCCGCCGAGTAGGTGAACAGTTCTCCTTGATGTTCAGACGGAAAGCCTTCCTTCATTGGTATACAGGGGAAGGTATGGATGAAATGGAGTTCACTGAAGCAGAGAGCAACCTCAACGACCTGGTTTCAGAGTATCAACAGTATCAAGATGCCACAGCGGAACAAGATTgggaagaagaggatgaagaagaggagggaccCTCGGCATCAGTGTCAACAAAGGTTCAGAAGATGGAGACAGTGACTGAAACAACCACAGAAACTGTAGATGAGTAG
- the tubb1 gene encoding tubulin beta-1 chain isoform X2 has translation MREIVHLQIGQCGNQIGSKFWEVISEEHGINATGIYGGDNKLQLERLNVYFNEAHGSSGGKYVPRALLVDLEPGTMDSIRGSRIGALFRPDNFIHGNSGAGNNWAKGHYTEGAELVEQVVDRVRNESESCDCLQGFQLVHSLGGGTGSGMGTLIINKIREEYPDRIMNSFSVMPSPKVSDTVVEPYNATLSVHQLLENTDETYCIDNEALYDICFRTLKLTTPTYGDLNHLVSLTMSGVTTSLRFPGQLNADLRKLAVNMVPFPRLHFFMPGFAPLTARGSQQYRALTVPELTQQMFDSRNMMTACDPRRGRYLTVAGMFRGRMSTKEVDEQMLAIQQKNSNYFVDWIPHNVKVAVCDIPPRGLKMASTFIGNNTAIQEIFRRVGEQFSLMFRRKAFLHWYTGEGMDEMEFTEAESNLNDLVSEYQQYQDATAEQDWEEEDEEEEGPSASVSTKVQKMETVTETTTETVDE, from the exons ATGCGTGAAATTGTACATCTGCAAATTGGACAGTGTGGCAACCAAATTGGCTCAAAG TTTTGGGAGGTGATCAGTGAAGAACATGGGATCAATGCAACAGGCATCTATGGGGGAGACAACAAACTCCAGCTGGAGAGACTCAATGTCTACTTCAACGAGGCACACGG TTCTTCAGGTGGAAAATATGTGCCCAGGGCCCTGCTTGTTGACCTGGAGCCTGGCACCATGGACAGTATCAGAGGAAGCCGAATCGGAGCTCTCTTTAGGCCGGACAATTTCATCCACG GAAACTCTGGAGCTGGGAATAATTGGGCAAAGGGCCACTACACAGAGGGAGCCGAGCTTGTGGAACAGGTGGTTGACAGAGTGAGAAATGAGAGTGAAAGCTGTGATTGCCTGCAGGGTTTCCAGCTGGTGCACTCATTGGGCGGTGGAACCGGCTCTGGCATGGGAACCCTGATAATCAATAAGATCCGAGAGGAGTACCCCGACCGCATCATGAATAGCTTCAGTGTCATGCCCTCTCCTAAAGTCTCTGATACAGTAGTGGAGCCATACAATGCTACCCTGTCAGTCCACCAACTCCTGGAGAACACAGATGAGACCTACTGCATCGATAACGAGGCCCTCTACGACATCTGCTTCCGTACGCTGAAACTGACAACGCCAACTTACGGGGACCTCAATCACTTGGTTTCCTTGACCATGAGTGGGGTCACAACCTCCTTAAGATTCCCAGGACAGCTCAATGCAGACTTGAGGAAGCTGGCAGTCAACATGGTGCCTTTCCCTCGCCTCCACTTCTTCATGCCAGGCTTTGCCCCCCTGACTGCCCGTGGCAGCCAACAGTACAGGGCCCTCACGGTGCCTGAGCTCACCCAGCAAATGTTTGATTCTCGCAACATGATGACAGCTTGCGACCCGCGGCGAGGGCGATATCTCACAGTTGCAGGTATGTTCCGTGGCAGGATGTCCACCAAAGAGGTAGATGAACAAATGCTTGCAAtccagcagaaaaacagcaactaCTTTGTGGACTGGATCCCACATAATGTCAAGGTTGCCGTGTGTGACATCCCACCACGAGGCCTCAAAATGGCGTCAACCTTCATTGGCAATAATACAGCCATTCAGGAGATATTCCGCCGAGTAGGTGAACAGTTCTCCTTGATGTTCAGACGGAAAGCCTTCCTTCATTGGTATACAGGGGAAGGTATGGATGAAATGGAGTTCACTGAAGCAGAGAGCAACCTCAACGACCTGGTTTCAGAGTATCAACAGTATCAAGATGCCACAGCGGAACAAGATTgggaagaagaggatgaagaagaggagggaccCTCGGCATCAGTGTCAACAAAGGTTCAGAAGATGGAGACAGTGACTGAAACAACCACAGAAACTGTAGATGAGTAG
- the tubb1 gene encoding tubulin beta-1 chain isoform X4, giving the protein MREIVHLQIGQCGNQIGSKFWEVISEEHGINATGIYGGDNKLQLERLNVYFNEAHGNSGAGNNWAKGHYTEGAELVEQVVDRVRNESESCDCLQGFQLVHSLGGGTGSGMGTLIINKIREEYPDRIMNSFSVMPSPKVSDTVVEPYNATLSVHQLLENTDETYCIDNEALYDICFRTLKLTTPTYGDLNHLVSLTMSGVTTSLRFPGQLNADLRKLAVNMVPFPRLHFFMPGFAPLTARGSQQYRALTVPELTQQMFDSRNMMTACDPRRGRYLTVAGMFRGRMSTKEVDEQMLAIQQKNSNYFVDWIPHNVKVAVCDIPPRGLKMASTFIGNNTAIQEIFRRVGEQFSLMFRRKAFLHWYTGEGMDEMEFTEAESNLNDLVSEYQQYQDATAEQDWEEEDEEEEGPSASVSTKVQKMETVTETTTETVDE; this is encoded by the exons ATGCGTGAAATTGTACATCTGCAAATTGGACAGTGTGGCAACCAAATTGGCTCAAAG TTTTGGGAGGTGATCAGTGAAGAACATGGGATCAATGCAACAGGCATCTATGGGGGAGACAACAAACTCCAGCTGGAGAGACTCAATGTCTACTTCAACGAGGCACACG GAAACTCTGGAGCTGGGAATAATTGGGCAAAGGGCCACTACACAGAGGGAGCCGAGCTTGTGGAACAGGTGGTTGACAGAGTGAGAAATGAGAGTGAAAGCTGTGATTGCCTGCAGGGTTTCCAGCTGGTGCACTCATTGGGCGGTGGAACCGGCTCTGGCATGGGAACCCTGATAATCAATAAGATCCGAGAGGAGTACCCCGACCGCATCATGAATAGCTTCAGTGTCATGCCCTCTCCTAAAGTCTCTGATACAGTAGTGGAGCCATACAATGCTACCCTGTCAGTCCACCAACTCCTGGAGAACACAGATGAGACCTACTGCATCGATAACGAGGCCCTCTACGACATCTGCTTCCGTACGCTGAAACTGACAACGCCAACTTACGGGGACCTCAATCACTTGGTTTCCTTGACCATGAGTGGGGTCACAACCTCCTTAAGATTCCCAGGACAGCTCAATGCAGACTTGAGGAAGCTGGCAGTCAACATGGTGCCTTTCCCTCGCCTCCACTTCTTCATGCCAGGCTTTGCCCCCCTGACTGCCCGTGGCAGCCAACAGTACAGGGCCCTCACGGTGCCTGAGCTCACCCAGCAAATGTTTGATTCTCGCAACATGATGACAGCTTGCGACCCGCGGCGAGGGCGATATCTCACAGTTGCAGGTATGTTCCGTGGCAGGATGTCCACCAAAGAGGTAGATGAACAAATGCTTGCAAtccagcagaaaaacagcaactaCTTTGTGGACTGGATCCCACATAATGTCAAGGTTGCCGTGTGTGACATCCCACCACGAGGCCTCAAAATGGCGTCAACCTTCATTGGCAATAATACAGCCATTCAGGAGATATTCCGCCGAGTAGGTGAACAGTTCTCCTTGATGTTCAGACGGAAAGCCTTCCTTCATTGGTATACAGGGGAAGGTATGGATGAAATGGAGTTCACTGAAGCAGAGAGCAACCTCAACGACCTGGTTTCAGAGTATCAACAGTATCAAGATGCCACAGCGGAACAAGATTgggaagaagaggatgaagaagaggagggaccCTCGGCATCAGTGTCAACAAAGGTTCAGAAGATGGAGACAGTGACTGAAACAACCACAGAAACTGTAGATGAGTAG